CAAGGCCAACAAGAAGGTGCAGGACAACGAAGAGGTCGACATCAAGGCCGACCGCAACCTGCCCTACGGCAACGTCGTCGACGTAATGGCCAAGGCCCAGAGCGCCGGCGTCACCAACATCGGCATGGTCACGGATCCGGGCGGCACGGCCGACCCGGACAACAAGCCACCGCCCACGAAGAAGAAGCACTAGACCGATTCGAGGGAAACGCGCGTTTGATCTGAACGGATCCGATGTCGACCACGGCCCTCCATCTCGCGAAACGCGACAGCGCGGGTCCCGCAATCGGGATGTCGATCGGCTTTCACGTGCTGCTCGTGGCCGTGGCCTGGTTCTTCTCGCGCGACTCCGGTCCGCGCATCGACCTCAACAAGCCCATCGAGGCGCACCTGGTTCGGCTCGGCGAGAAGCGCGACGAGAAGCTCTTGCCGCGCATGGACAACAACGCACCGCCGCCTGCGCCGGAGCCTGTCGCGATCCCCGACAAGCCGTCGCCGAGCGCGCCCATCGAGCCGAAGAAGCAGCAGCCCAAGCCGCAGCCGAAGAAGGACGTGACGAAGGATCTCTTCGCCGCGTTCGATAAGACCAAGCCCATCCACCAGGACAAGGTGACCGGCCAGGCAGACGGCGATGTGAACGGCGATGTCGACAACGCGAGTGAAGGCGAGCGCTACTTCGGGCTCATCTCCTCGCGCGTGAAGCGCAACTACGACGTCTCCAACGCCATCTCCGACGCCGAGCGCGTGAAGCTCGTGGCCAACATCGCCATCTACATCGACGCGCAGGGCAACGTGGTGCGCACGGAGTGGGTGCAGAAGAGCGGCAACGATCAGTTCGACGCCGCGGTGAAGTCGGCCGTGGCGCGCGCCGCGCCGTTCCCGCCGCCGCCGCAGTTCCTCGCGGCGAGCCTGTCCAAGCAAGGCGTGGCGCTCAAGTTCCGGCCGTAGTCAGGGCCAGGGCTTCAGCAGACGCCACTGCGCGCCGTCGATCGCGACGCACTTCTCGAGGAGCTTGCGCACGTCGTCTTCGCCGTACGCGCTTTGATCGACGTACGAGAGCCACTCGGCAATTTTCGCGAGCCCGTCGAGCTTGCCGCTCTCACGATTGCCGTTGTCCGTGAGCGCCGCGAGCGCGAGGTCCTCGAGCGAGAGCCGCTCTTCCACCGCGCCCGAGCGACGCGCGCGCTGCACCGCCGACTTCGCGACCTTGAACCGCTTGCACGCCTCGTCGAGCGTCACGCCCGGCACGCGCGAGAGCTTCGCGGCGCGGAGCACGTCGGCGGAAAACGGCTTGGCGGACATGGTCACCAGCTTGGCACGCGGCGGCGTTATGGTGTCGGCCCCAATTCGGGAGGGCGCATGCTGAAGATCGTCATCGGCAACAAGAAGTACTCCTCGTGGTCGCTGCGCGGCTGGCTCGCGCTGGAGCTCACCGGCGCGCCGTACGAGGAGATCATCGTGGCGCTCGACATGCCCGACACCGCCGCCAACATCGCGCGCTACTCACCCAGCGGCCGCGTGCCGCTGCTCATCGACGGTGAGCTTCACATCTGGGATTCGCTCGCGATTGGCGAGTACCTGAACGAGAAGTTCCCCAACGCCGGACTCTGGCCCGCGGACTCCGCTCAGCGCGCCCGCGCGCGATCGATCGCGGCCGAGATGCACTCGGGCTTCGCCGATCTTCGCAACGACTGCTCGATGAAGATCCTCGAGGAGAAGCCGCGCGCGCAGCTCCGGCCCGAGACGCAGAAGGATATTAACCGGATCGTTTCAATCTGGGAGGACGCGCTGAATGCGGGTGGCGGGCCGTTCCTCTTCGGCGCGAAGCCGTGCCTCGCCGACGCGTTCTACGCGCCGGTGGTCTCGCGCGTGCGCACGTACGATCTGCCCGTGTCGGCGAAGGCGAAGGCCTATTGCGACGCGATCTGGGCCTGGCCGTCGGTGCAGAAGTGGGTCGCGGGCGCAAAGGACGAGACCCTCCGCGCCCGACGCTACGAAACCTGAGCGCCGCTCAGAAACGCGCGCAAGCCCTGGCGATCGCTGGCTGATTGGCTGCGGCCAATCCGAGCAAACTCACGTGGGGGCGGGACGGACAATCCGTTTCGCAAGCCATTCCCACGCGAGGTCCGTCATGAAAGTCGCCGCCAACGTCACCAAGCAGATCCACCACCTTGAGTCGCTCGAGCACGCCGCCGTCGCCAAGCTCGACGCCGAGCAGCAGCAGTTTGATTCCGCCGTGAAGACGCTCGAGAAGGAAGAGCCGTCGATGAAGCCGACGCTCGCGAAGACTGCGAAGAGCGTCGATCACAAGTTCAGCGTGGAGCGCAGCGCCATCGAGGCCAAGTTCAAGCACGCCATCGACGCGCTGAAGGCCCAACAGCCGCCCGCCAAGCCGCAGCCGACGTCTTCGCACGGCAAGATCAACACCGTCGCCGAGGCGAACAAGTCGTTCCTCACACAGTGGGGCCGCACCAGGTTCAACTCGAGTGGCGTGCCCTACGGCTTCAAGGACTGCGCGCCCACGTCGTCGGTGATGGTGGCGGCGTCGCTGGGCCTGATGAAGGCGCCCACGCCGGGCACCGCGGAGAAAGACATCGACCACATGCGCGACCTGGAGCGCGGCCACAACACGAACGTGTCGTCGGCCACCTCGAGCAAGCAGCTCGTGAACGGCCTCAACGCGCTCGGCGGCGCGGGCACGGCGCGCTTGGAGCAGCCCTCGTTGAAGAACCTCGACCACCTCCTCGCCGACGGCCACCGCGCGGTGATCATGGGCCACCCCTGGCGCGCGTGGGGCGACTCGCTCATGAAGCAGGGCCACTACCTGAACCACCGCGATCCCGGCGAGCACGCCTGCTGCATCGTGGGCAAGACCGCCGACGGCCACTACCTCATGGGCGATCCGCTCTCGAAGAGGGGCTTCATCGAGGTCACCGACAAGCAGGTGGAAGAGTTCTGGCACGACGCCGGCCGCGGCGCGGGCATGGTCGACGTGCGCAAGGTGAAGTGACTCGCGATAGCAGGCTGGGCGAGCATCGGGTGATGACTCGCGTCCGGCGTCGCGCGCCCAAGCAGGAGCGCTCCCAGGCCACGGTGGACCACGTGCTCGTGGCCACCGCGCGCCTGCTGGAGAACGAGGGCTTGCACGCGCTCACCACCAACCGAATCGCCAGGGTTGCGGGCGTGAGCGTGGGCTCGCTGTACCAATACTTCCCGAGCAAGGAAGCGATCGTCGAAGCGCTTCAAGAGCGCCACTTCCACGAGATGGGACGCCCGTTCCTCGAGCGAATGGAGGCGCTCACGCGGGCGCCGCTGCCGCAGTTCGTGGAAGGTCTCGCAGAGCTGATGCGCACTTCGGAATTGCTCAACTCGAGGCTCTCGCGGCTGCTGCTCGCGTTTCCGCGGCGAGGAAAGCCCGAGGCGGTGAAGCACCTCGAGTCACGCTGCGCGGAGCTGCTCCACGGCTATCTCGTGCGGCTCTCGCCCAGCGCGGACGCGGATTCGCTGCGCATCCCGGCGTTCCTGGTGGTGCAAACGGTGGAAGCGCTCATCCTCGGCGTGAGCCAGACGCGACCCGCCGGTCTGAACCGCGAGCGCTTCACGCAGGAGCTCGCGAATCTCGTCGTGCGCTATCTCGCGCCGCTGCTGGGCGGCTGATCACTCACCGAGCGCGAGCCGCTCAGCGAGCTGCGGGTTCTTGGGACCCACGCGCCAGATGAAGCCGTCCAGCAGGTAGTGCACGCCCTGCGGCAGCGCGAGCAGCGGCACCGCGAGCGCGAGCGCGAGGGGCCCGAGCTCGAGCCCGGCATCGCCGAAGAACTGCGCGTGGTCGTGCCACACCAGGTTGTCCCAGAGTCCCTCCTCGGCGAACGCGACGACCACCAGCGCCAGGTACACCGCGGGCCAGCCAAACGCGAAGAGCCGCGCCGCGAGCTCACGCCCGGTCGCAAACCGACGCGCGCCATAGCGCCAGGTCAGCGCCACGTAGGGAATTCCGTGAATGAGGACGTTCGTGACAGTAAATATATAATCCGAATCGAACGCGACGATTCCGAAGTACCAGCACAGCGCCGTCGTGCTCACCACGAGGTGCTTTCCCCAGGGAATCACGTCGCCTCGGACGGCCTGCGCGATGGCGCGAATCATGTACGCGGCGAGCGCCACGGCCTCCAGCCCGAGCGCGAGCGTGCCCACCCAGGCGGGCAGCCCGAGCGCGAAGTCACCGTCGAGGAACCAGTGGAACTGCCGCGGCGGCGCGGCGTGCCACCAGATCAGCGGCGCGA
This window of the Deltaproteobacteria bacterium genome carries:
- a CDS encoding TonB family protein; its protein translation is MSIGFHVLLVAVAWFFSRDSGPRIDLNKPIEAHLVRLGEKRDEKLLPRMDNNAPPPAPEPVAIPDKPSPSAPIEPKKQQPKPQPKKDVTKDLFAAFDKTKPIHQDKVTGQADGDVNGDVDNASEGERYFGLISSRVKRNYDVSNAISDAERVKLVANIAIYIDAQGNVVRTEWVQKSGNDQFDAAVKSAVARAAPFPPPPQFLAASLSKQGVALKFRP
- a CDS encoding glutathione S-transferase family protein; the protein is MLKIVIGNKKYSSWSLRGWLALELTGAPYEEIIVALDMPDTAANIARYSPSGRVPLLIDGELHIWDSLAIGEYLNEKFPNAGLWPADSAQRARARSIAAEMHSGFADLRNDCSMKILEEKPRAQLRPETQKDINRIVSIWEDALNAGGGPFLFGAKPCLADAFYAPVVSRVRTYDLPVSAKAKAYCDAIWAWPSVQKWVAGAKDETLRARRYET
- a CDS encoding TetR/AcrR family transcriptional regulator — translated: MTRVRRRAPKQERSQATVDHVLVATARLLENEGLHALTTNRIARVAGVSVGSLYQYFPSKEAIVEALQERHFHEMGRPFLERMEALTRAPLPQFVEGLAELMRTSELLNSRLSRLLLAFPRRGKPEAVKHLESRCAELLHGYLVRLSPSADADSLRIPAFLVVQTVEALILGVSQTRPAGLNRERFTQELANLVVRYLAPLLGG